catttgacGAGTCTCGTGCTTGTTTATTACTCGTTTCTTACACCGAGTTGGTTGCACTTACATACGTAATACTGCTTTTTTTGCGCATCCTATCATATTATTGCCGTAGTAAGATGCCACAGACCTATTTTTCAACACCATCAGACGACTAGCCTGTTGCAAAACACTTATTTCAGATAACAACAGTAACGGAGATAGATTGTTTGTCACATTAGAATTAACTAgcttaatattatgtaaatttcacAGTGCTATCTATTACCTGATACAAGAAATTCATTCGTTCAAACACATCTTTGTGCTGGCAGGACTTATTCCTACTTCCTGCAAATGGATCATGTTATAACAGGcacataatattgaaatacatttttattaactcACACATACCCATCACGTGAATTAAACGTGCACTCACGTAAACAGTCAGTAAcctaaaaatttatatcgttgAACAATCACGAGCACTCAACTCATCATTCTCGACGGCGGTCTCCGTGTCTCTGCGCATCCTGGCGTTTTCGAGGTTAGATCAGGCAAAGCTAGGTTAACCGTCACGTAGGATTTTCACGTGGCTAACGCTTCGTTGAATATTCTTCAGTTTTATCTttccaatatttatttttccaattttctcattacaaattttttattatgaaagatatatacaaatagcaatatatgaaaaataatcacGTGTCTTTGATGAGTAAATCGCACATTTTCTTTCGCCACAACTTTTATCGTACTTACATagtggaaaaaaataaatgtacatgtttatattttattctgctgatttgtttaacctTCGCTTTTAGGACTTCACGCcactataaaatattagactAGATGTGTGCCTTTTCACGTCCAAATATGCTATTGAACAAAAAATGAGAATccagaaaatatattagaatcAAGACTACTTTCTTGACATGTTCGGCACAGTAAGATATTTTGAGTGATTTAAGTTTTGTGCAGGTATGTCGTCTACTACTGATCTTCCCATGCGAGGGGTTTCTACCTGAAGCGCAGATGctaaacttttgattacagGCGTAGCAATACCCTTGACAGCTAAATTACTTTGATCCGCATTGGAAACCTTGGGTCTCTTTGACTTAGCTATGTACTTCGTTAAATACGGTGTGATCTCTATATCAGACATCTCGTCATTAGTTAAGATACTGCTGCTTGCTTCATCTTTActattatttctaaaaaaaggaaaacatgATTTTCATCATCTCTCGTTGCAGTACATATTTCTATACAGAGTATGTAATTTATGCACTTGTGAATAAACGTCTAGAGTGTCTTTAAGAatctaaaatgtattttcttaGTTCTCCAGATGTGACAGTGCAGTACCGATTGTTTTCTTGCCCATTGTCAGTTTCTTCGTAACAATAACCATATTCTACCAGAACCATGTCTAGACTATCACATTGCTCCTTCAACTGTTCATATATCACTTTTGAATCGTCCAAAAATTCATCCGTTTTTTCCAAGGGTTCCAATTCAGATTGAAGTTTCTCCACTGCATCCTGCAATTAATCGTACCATTCATACTGATTGGCTgtgatctctcttttttactacaaaatttaattctaccattaaatcatatatagcaaaatatatatatttattctgtcAATTggattaaaatacaattatgataaatataatatagagagagtaatatatttagaaaattaatatatatttgtatattcataatttcataatttctaATTCATAATTACTTTCATGTCACATTTCCTTCCAATAAAgctagtataataaataaaatagatgtgACTATGACGTCTATTTTTAGTTTATGTCACATCATTATGTTTTTTAACGGCACTTTGCTACTTGGTTCAACTCTTATCacatgaaagaaatgtttctcgCTCGCGATGTCAAACAGAGTGACACGGTTACTCACGTTGGTACTCCGAACGGATTCCCACAATTCCTCCAGATAAGCGGTCGTCTCAGAGCCGCAATCCGCGTAGCCGCCGACCAAGAGGTACGATGTTTTCCAAGTTTCGCTGAGCCTGTCGATACCTTGGTCGACCTCGCGCACTTTAAGTCGCATTCTGCCGAAGTAACTCGACACGAACGAACTCTTATCCATGTTGTTTCTCACGAATGCTAGTAGCACGCACCGTCACCGACGAAGAACCGCTTGACAGCACCGTCAAAAAACAACGGGCATCCAGTTCAAACTCGGCGCACTGTCGCCAACCTGAGGCACGAGGCACGAACGAGGCCACGAGCACGCCGCTCTCTCCGCACTTCGGGTGGCAGCGCGCGCGgtgataatttgaaaaattcgccgTGCACTAACGCCCTCCTGGCAAACGGTGCGACGAACAGCACAGCAAAACgcttcccagcaaacacagccatataacaatgatattgccataatataacagaatgtaaacgcaatataacatgttcgttacatgtaacgtatatgttagttgtaatttcccactcaaacgaaattgcagtaatataacaataatataacgtgttactaaaatgttatttaaatgttatatagatggaatatatattatttattctttcttcctctctctacaactacaggtgcatgtttaatttattttcctaaacgttatgtacaagttcgtactttcctcttatttattatgcgttcaaaaatgtaccacttcatcgtagaaatggacttacgatacaagttgtgccctgccgtgatcaccgttcctatatatattgggttggccaaaaagtaattgcgtttttttccaatagatggacatacatgtcttgaaatgtaactaacttcattctaaaccgcaaattcattatgtaggttaacaactcacagttcaagcttgttttagaaaaagaaagcacacgatttcgttagcaattgtttgtttgccgtcgatttcaaaatggaaaatcaaaaagaacattttcgtcatattttgttttattacttccgaaaagggaaaaacgctgtgcaagctcatcaaaagttatgtcatgtatatggcgaagatgctttaaaactgcggcagtgtcaaaattggtttactaaatttcgatctgcagattttaatgtaaaagatgcaccacgctcaggagggccaatcgaaattgatgatgacaaaataaaggcactgattgattcgaatcggcgtttaacgacacgagagattgctgagaatcttaacatatcgaaatcgagtgttgaaaaccatttaaaacgacttggatacattagtaagctcgatatttgggtagcacatgagctgaaagaaattcatctcactaagcgtattgacacctgcgattctcttttgaaacgtgaggaaaatgatcgatttttgaaacgtatgataacaggcgacgaaaaatggatcgtctacaacaacgtcaaacgaaaaagatggtggagcaagcgtgatgaacctgctgaaagcacttgaaaagcagatattcaccaaagaaagattatgctgtcagtctggtgggactttaaaggtattgtgtattttgagctgcttgcaaggaatcaaaccattaattcagacgtatactgtcgtcaactggataaatgaaatgatgccatcaaacagaaacgtcgagaattggtgaatcgcaaaggtgttgtgtttcaccatgataacgctagaccacgtacaagtttggtcactcgtgaaaaattgttgcagcttcgatgggatgtgttaccatgatgttaccacatccaccatattcgccagacctggcaccatcggattaccatttgtttcgttctttgcaaaacgccttgaatggtaaaacctttactgctgatgaggatatcaaatcgttcttggaattgttttttgctgaaaaagagaagaacttttttgagcgcggaatcatgaagttgcctgaaaaatggcaaaagataatcaaacaaaatggacaatatattgtttaataaagtttttgtttcccatgaaaaattcgccttttatttatataaaaaaaacgcaattactttttggccaacccaatatattttgtattatattttgcatgcgagaaacgaagccatctaccggacaactcgacatctgaatgttaaaaatgatatataacatagacataatatgcaaatattacagttatataatatcgcatatttcagttatattactgttatattattataaccaataatgtataacagagcaatataacagttttataacgcagttatattgcagttacaaagtaaattatgcaacctcaacattaataacatataacagttgttatattacgtgttacttctgtgttatataatagttatattttgtgtttgctgggttcTTTCTGCAGGTgagataattttgattatttgtTTAGTTCGACAATTGTTCCTCTGTTAGATTAAGAgttttatcattataatatcaatttgaGCTGATGAGGTTATTAATGAAACACGGGagataaaagttttgaaatttctcaTTGAAAAAGCCGATCACTAGAAAGCTAAACTTACTCTCAGCAAAAGTGAATGATACTTTTTAAAGACAaagattttttgaaatatttcttcatacGAATTTTGTTTGTGAGAATAGTTGTATACAAATTATCGCGGAAAGACGaaattacgaataaattaCGTTGCGAAGCTCCTTTTGAGCATAACAGCATTAATTCGTAATACATTTTTGTTCTCAAAATGGCAGCGAAATCAGACAGAAGAATCGAAACCGGAAGAGCTGGTCGAGATATTCAGTTATCAGCGCGTCTTGAAAAATCGATCAACTCATCGTATTCATTACTTCTACATGCAATGAGGAGAACGCGCGCGGTGAATCAATTTTTCCaacaattttctaatattgGTGCCGCATAAGTATTGtatgaaaaacaaataagaataactaatttaaaattgcaaaaagtaAGATTCTCCAagacccaggcagcacacattggtttcaaaaccgtttcataaacgttttgccgtaacgtttcataaccattttattgaaacgtttatttaggagaaaaatgtccaacgaaaaaacgttaggagaaacgtttctttttcggcaaaaaaacgtttcagaaaccaccagaaaaatatttatcaattctatatatcagtgcctcaaagatagacagagttaagtcacatttttgtaaaaaaactagatttttatattttatgaattactctctaaatttcgtgtagtggaatctcactcttttgaaatatcacttcaagtaatagtgatctcaaaagtttcaaaagaaaagaagaagaaaagagtattggatcggttttccggatggttatttataaggtgataacacaaatgttacttgcgagaacgtcacgtctggcctggccatctatcggtcgcttggtgaatcagaggtgggaatcacacacacttgtgttgatttttgtctcttgttccataatcgagtacattgaaacgtatgatgtaaaaataatgaatactcgcaaagtaagtagaaattactattttttctatattaattatataatttcaaatcaattgaataaaacacatttttcgtttctgtggaaaggtgaaaaatacgtttttaaaattgaggtctaaaaacggtttctatttaaaccgtttcttaaatggtactttatgtttcttagacattagatacgtctaagaaacatatattaggctaacatgtgctgcctggggaaGAACAAAAGATATATGATAATGGCGATACGAAAAATGGCGAGAAAtgtatagaatttattatttaatagaaatattctattatattgattttatttcatcgCGTGAAAGAGAAATTCAGCTCCGCATTATTTCATGTTTCCTATAAAAGAGAAGGGAAtaagaaaagaggaaacgatAAGACCTCTCGAGAATTCGCAATCGAGGAAACTCAAGCGGTTTTTTGCGCGTCTGGAGTGAACTGTATGATAAGTACCGTGTTTTGCGTTAAGTGGCGATTAAGTGATATCACCGTTCAGCAAGAAACTCATTGTCATCGCGCTGGCAATGGTGCCGTTAAAATTAATGGTAAGAAAGTGTTTAATATGTAAACTCATGTAATGCAACCTTGCAAATTGTCTGCTCGTTTGTTATTAGAGGTCTTCATCGCGCAGCATCTGCGACGGAAAAAAATTAGCACTTGACACGTACTCTGctcactttttattataatcaattatctgtataaaatttattataatacattccaAATAAACTGGAAGAAAAatgtgcatatattatattactcgaCATATGAAATTTGAAGCCGGAGTTTATTAAAGGAAGTATCTACACTTCCGTTTTCCAAATTACAAGTCATTGCAAACAGACTACTTTTTCAGTGTTTtaaactttgaaaataaaattaaacaattaaaatgaaatgaaactaaaaattaataaaattaaaataaaactttttattgtttatttgagatagattttatattttaataaaagtatacCTTAAAAAGTTCAATTGATAAGCTATTATTATAACAGATGTCAATAATAGAATCATGACAAGAGTAATGACACTTGCACTTGACAAAAATTGATATCATGCTTCTTCTCGATTATTTTCTAGGATATTTTGCGCAGACAAGCACAGATAAAATCGATCATCAAATCTTTCATTTCAGCAGCACGCGAGTAATATCGTAGCGGATAACATTTCACACATGACCGATAGTTCACGAAAAAAGAAGTCTGTTGTTTGGACGCACGATCGTAAGGATCGTAAGACATGGCGCATACTCGTGTTATGTCTGAACTTCTGATAAAAATGACGACTGTGATCGAGCGCGCAATTTATGACAGGCGAGTCCGATTGTTGCAACATTAGATTAGGCTGAAGGTTGCAAGCACGCGGTGCACTTGCACTTGTGACCCTCTCTCGTGATGTTTAGTTCAATAATACCGTTAGCTCGTCATGAAGATTGCAGAATCCAAGATTAGTTCGATTCCGCAATTTGGTAAAAACATCCGTCGCGCGTGTATAAACTAGAAAACTTGATGGCATTAGTTCTGATAACACGCACGCCAGGCGCCTGAGCTTTTCAAACTATCACTGCTGcacatgtgtatgtgtatcgatatctttatttaaattatttcccgAGATAATCTAATGTAGTTATTTAGTCGTACATATAAGTTAATGCAGATGTAGCACATAgagataagaaataattaatactttgaagaaattttagttttttcattattttcatgaaaactCAAATTTACGTTATCTCATCGTTTGatacaaaataattcat
The Ooceraea biroi isolate clonal line C1 chromosome 4, Obir_v5.4, whole genome shotgun sequence genome window above contains:
- the LOC105284037 gene encoding uncharacterized protein LOC105284037 isoform X3, with the translated sequence MKDAVEKLQSELEPLEKTDEFLDDSKVIYEQLKEQCDSLDMVLVEYGYCYEETDNGQENNRNNSKDEASSSILTNDEMSDIEITPYLTKYIAKSKRPKVSNADQSNLAVKGIATPVIKSLASALQVETPRMGRSVVDDIPAQNLNHSKYLTVPNMSRK
- the LOC105284037 gene encoding uncharacterized protein LOC105284037 isoform X2, which codes for MDKSSFVSSYFGRMRLKVREVDQGIDRLSETWKTSYLLVGGYADCGSETTAYLEELWESVRSTNDAVEKLQSELEPLEKTDEFLDDSKVIYEQLKEQCDSLDMVLVEYGYCYEETDNGQENNRNNSKDEASSSILTNDEMSDIEITPYLTKYIAKSKRPKVSNADQSNLAVKGIATPVIKSLASALQHIWT
- the LOC105284037 gene encoding uncharacterized protein LOC105284037 isoform X1 — its product is MDKSSFVSSYFGRMRLKVREVDQGIDRLSETWKTSYLLVGGYADCGSETTAYLEELWESVRSTNDAVEKLQSELEPLEKTDEFLDDSKVIYEQLKEQCDSLDMVLVEYGYCYEETDNGQENNRNNSKDEASSSILTNDEMSDIEITPYLTKYIAKSKRPKVSNADQSNLAVKGIATPVIKSLASALQVETPRMGRSVVDDIPAQNLNHSKYLTVPNMSRK